In Gordonia phthalatica, one genomic interval encodes:
- a CDS encoding adenylosuccinate synthase, translated as MAAIVLIGAQWGDEGKGKATDLLGGKLQWVVRYQGGNNAGHTVVLPNGEQFALHLIPSGILTPGVNNVIGNGVVVDPSVLLTELKGLEDRGVDTTSLILSADAHLLMPYHVAIDKVTERFLGNSKIGTTGRGIGPCYQDKIARVGVRAADVLDEKILTQKVEAALEIKNQILTKIYNRKGLDPQQVVDDTLQLAEGFKHRIADTQLLLNQALERGETILFEGSQGTLLDVDHGTYPYVTSSNPTAGGAAVGSGVGPTKITTVLGILKAYTTRVGEGPFPTELFDQWGEYLAKTGGEVGVTTGRARRCGWFDAVIARYATRVNGITDYFLTKLDVLSGLEEIPVCVAYEVDGERVEDWPMTQTGIHHAKPIYESMPGWSEDISACRTFEELPQNAQNYIHRLEELGGARISCIGVGPGRDETIVRHEIV; from the coding sequence ATGGCTGCGATTGTGCTCATCGGCGCCCAGTGGGGCGACGAAGGCAAAGGTAAGGCGACCGATCTGCTGGGCGGAAAGCTTCAGTGGGTGGTGCGCTACCAGGGCGGAAACAATGCGGGACACACGGTCGTCCTGCCGAACGGCGAGCAGTTCGCGCTGCACCTGATTCCCTCGGGAATCCTGACGCCGGGCGTGAACAACGTGATCGGCAACGGCGTCGTCGTCGACCCCAGTGTGCTGCTCACCGAGCTCAAGGGGCTGGAAGATCGCGGCGTGGACACCACGTCGCTGATCCTGTCCGCCGACGCGCATCTGCTGATGCCGTACCACGTGGCGATCGACAAGGTCACCGAGCGGTTCCTGGGCAACAGCAAGATCGGTACCACGGGACGAGGCATCGGCCCGTGCTACCAGGACAAGATCGCCCGCGTCGGCGTCCGCGCCGCCGACGTGCTGGATGAGAAAATCCTCACCCAGAAGGTCGAGGCGGCCCTGGAGATCAAGAACCAGATCCTCACCAAGATCTACAACCGCAAGGGCCTGGACCCGCAGCAGGTGGTCGACGACACGCTGCAGCTCGCGGAGGGCTTCAAGCACCGGATCGCCGACACTCAGCTGCTGCTGAACCAGGCGCTCGAACGCGGCGAGACCATCCTGTTCGAGGGTTCGCAGGGCACCCTGCTCGACGTGGACCACGGCACGTACCCGTACGTGACGTCGTCCAACCCGACGGCCGGCGGCGCCGCGGTCGGTTCCGGCGTCGGCCCCACCAAGATCACCACGGTCCTGGGCATCCTGAAGGCGTACACCACCCGCGTCGGCGAGGGGCCGTTCCCGACGGAGCTCTTCGACCAGTGGGGCGAGTACCTGGCCAAGACCGGCGGCGAGGTGGGCGTCACCACCGGACGCGCCCGCCGCTGCGGCTGGTTCGACGCCGTCATAGCCCGCTACGCGACTCGCGTCAACGGCATCACCGACTACTTCCTCACCAAGCTCGACGTCCTGTCGGGTCTGGAGGAGATCCCGGTCTGCGTCGCCTACGAGGTCGATGGAGAGCGAGTCGAGGACTGGCCGATGACGCAGACCGGCATCCACCACGCGAAGCCGATCTACGAGTCCATGCCCGGCTGGTCGGAGGACATCTCCGCCTGCCGCACGTTCGAGGAGCTTCCGCAGAACGCGCAGAACTACATCCACCGGCTCGAAGAGCTGGGCGGCGCGCGGATCTCGTGCATCGGCGTCGGTCCGGGCCGCGACGAGACCATCGTGCGGCACGAGATCGTCTGA
- a CDS encoding site-2 protease family protein, with amino-acid sequence MTTPTTAALKSVRPGPVFAAFFIAVGAGAYLLFDSGSQNNASAMFGAMLFVVGGWMISLCLHEFAHAFTAFRYGDRSVEVRGYLTLDPRKYTHAALSIVLPLLIVAMGGIGFPGGAVYLNTAGFTRAQRTKASLAGPATNLLLGVILLVPLSLVEPTGQNLNLWAATAALAFLQLTATLLNLIPVPGFDGYGAIEPYLSYETRATAAKIAPFGFLVVFLLLFIPALNRAFFSLVYAVFDAFGVSSGLVGYGIRLFAFWL; translated from the coding sequence ATGACGACGCCGACCACCGCCGCCCTGAAGTCGGTGCGCCCGGGGCCGGTCTTCGCGGCCTTCTTCATCGCAGTCGGCGCCGGCGCTTATCTCCTCTTCGACAGCGGCTCGCAGAACAACGCATCGGCCATGTTCGGCGCCATGCTGTTCGTCGTCGGCGGCTGGATGATCTCGTTGTGCCTGCACGAGTTCGCGCACGCCTTCACCGCATTCCGCTACGGCGACCGGTCGGTGGAGGTGCGCGGCTATCTGACCCTCGACCCACGCAAGTACACGCACGCGGCCTTGTCGATCGTGCTGCCGCTGCTGATCGTCGCGATGGGCGGCATCGGCTTCCCCGGCGGCGCCGTCTACCTCAACACCGCGGGCTTCACCCGCGCCCAGCGCACCAAGGCCTCCCTCGCCGGGCCGGCCACCAACCTGTTGCTCGGCGTGATCCTGCTGGTGCCGCTGAGCCTGGTGGAGCCGACCGGACAGAACCTGAACCTGTGGGCCGCGACCGCCGCCCTCGCCTTCCTCCAGCTCACCGCTACCCTGCTGAACCTCATCCCGGTCCCCGGATTCGACGGCTACGGAGCCATCGAGCCCTACCTCTCGTACGAGACGCGGGCGACCGCCGCCAAGATCGCTCCGTTCGGCTTCCTCGTGGTGTTCCTGCTGCTGTTCATCCCCGCGCTGAACCGCGCCTTCTTCTCCCTCGTCTACGCGGTCTTCGACGCGTTCGGAGTCTCGAGCGGCCTCGTCGGGTACGGCATCAGGCTGTTCGCCTTCTGGCTCTGA
- a CDS encoding cation diffusion facilitator family transporter, producing MSTEKEHGHSHGPTAADLVGDAATRRRIWPMVVSLGIIGVFFVVELVAGLMFGSLALVADAGHMATDLVALSMGLAALLLARHGSLSDGRSFGWYRAEVFTAVVNAILLLGVGAYVLYEAIERLGTDPDVPGGPMIIVAVLGLIANIVVMYLLRADVEDSLAVRGAYLEVLADAVGSVGVLIAGVIAMTTGWGYADLIVAVFIALWVVPRALKLAFDALKILNQQAPASLDLPALRAELEQLPEVQNVHDLHVWSVTSGMDVATVHLSSTGDHCAALTAAQRVFAEHGLSHATVQVEKPGADGQCESLTW from the coding sequence ATGAGCACAGAGAAGGAACACGGTCACAGCCACGGGCCCACCGCCGCGGACCTCGTCGGCGACGCCGCCACGCGGCGCCGCATCTGGCCCATGGTGGTCTCCCTCGGCATCATCGGCGTCTTCTTCGTCGTCGAGTTGGTCGCCGGACTCATGTTCGGTTCCCTCGCGCTCGTCGCCGACGCCGGTCACATGGCCACGGACCTCGTCGCACTGTCGATGGGCCTGGCCGCGCTTCTCCTGGCCCGACACGGCAGCCTCTCCGACGGCCGCAGCTTCGGCTGGTACCGCGCCGAGGTCTTCACCGCCGTCGTGAATGCGATCCTGCTGCTCGGCGTCGGCGCGTACGTGCTCTACGAGGCCATCGAACGCCTCGGCACCGACCCCGACGTCCCGGGCGGACCGATGATCATCGTCGCCGTGCTCGGACTGATCGCCAACATCGTGGTCATGTACCTGCTGCGCGCCGACGTCGAGGACTCGCTGGCCGTCCGCGGCGCCTACCTCGAAGTCCTCGCCGACGCCGTCGGCAGCGTGGGCGTCCTGATCGCCGGCGTCATCGCGATGACGACCGGCTGGGGCTACGCCGACCTCATCGTCGCCGTGTTCATCGCACTCTGGGTGGTTCCCCGTGCCCTCAAGCTCGCATTCGACGCGCTCAAGATCCTGAACCAGCAGGCACCGGCGTCCCTCGACCTCCCCGCCCTGCGCGCCGAACTGGAGCAGCTTCCCGAGGTGCAGAACGTGCACGACCTCCACGTGTGGTCGGTGACCAGCGGCATGGATGTCGCGACCGTGCACCTGAGCAGCACGGGCGACCACTGCGCGGCGCTGACCGCCGCCCAGCGAGTCTTCGCCGAACACGGCCTGTCGCACGCGACGGTGCAGGTGGAGAAGCCCGGTGCCGACGGCCAGTGCGAGAGCCTGACCTGGTGA
- a CDS encoding FUSC family protein, with translation MQGLHPTLRGRVRRLWLSIVPISQCAIAAGLAWFIAFDLLNHERPFFAPIAAVVSLGLSLARRWRRSVELIFGVSIGILVGDVVITWIGSGAWQISVVVAAAMAVAVFADKGPMLPTQAASSAVLVATLLPPGDAAAYERAVDAVIGGLIGVLVGALVPVNPARRARRDAAGILNTFRDLSHDLATALRADDEDGVYRVLAKARGSQAAIDGLRADVLAGREVGTLSPLYWGSRPRLKKIAATADPIDNAVRNFRVVNRRALALTQRGVAVEESMIEIIDGIGDVFEVLRQMMLAEPGESPDQADAARALRSVVRKARTSLADDVEDLSEAALLVELRSLLVDLMMVAGLSRMSAIAQLHLTK, from the coding sequence GTGCAGGGCCTGCACCCCACCCTGCGCGGGCGCGTGCGACGGCTCTGGCTGTCGATCGTCCCGATCTCGCAGTGCGCGATCGCCGCGGGGCTGGCCTGGTTCATCGCGTTCGACCTCCTGAACCACGAGCGGCCGTTCTTCGCGCCCATCGCGGCGGTCGTCTCGCTGGGCCTCTCCCTGGCCCGGCGGTGGCGCCGATCGGTGGAACTGATCTTCGGGGTGTCGATCGGCATCCTGGTCGGCGATGTCGTCATCACCTGGATCGGGTCGGGTGCCTGGCAGATCAGCGTGGTGGTCGCGGCCGCGATGGCGGTGGCGGTCTTCGCAGACAAGGGCCCGATGCTCCCGACGCAGGCGGCGTCGTCGGCCGTGCTGGTCGCCACACTGCTGCCGCCGGGCGACGCGGCGGCCTATGAACGCGCGGTGGATGCGGTGATCGGTGGCCTGATCGGAGTGCTCGTCGGAGCGCTGGTCCCGGTGAACCCGGCCCGCCGTGCACGCCGCGACGCCGCCGGGATCCTCAACACCTTCCGCGACCTCAGCCACGACCTCGCCACGGCCCTGCGGGCAGACGACGAGGACGGGGTCTATCGGGTCCTCGCGAAGGCCCGCGGCTCACAGGCTGCGATCGACGGCCTGCGCGCCGACGTGCTGGCCGGTCGCGAGGTCGGCACCCTCTCTCCGCTGTACTGGGGTTCTCGGCCGCGGCTCAAGAAGATCGCCGCGACCGCCGATCCCATCGACAACGCCGTGCGCAACTTCCGCGTCGTGAACCGGCGGGCGCTGGCGCTGACGCAGCGCGGCGTCGCGGTGGAGGAGTCGATGATCGAGATCATCGACGGCATCGGTGACGTCTTCGAGGTGCTTCGGCAGATGATGCTCGCCGAGCCGGGGGAGTCGCCGGATCAGGCCGACGCGGCCCGCGCCCTGCGCTCGGTGGTCCGCAAGGCGCGGACGTCGCTGGCAGACGACGTCGAAGACCTGTCGGAGGCCGCGCTGCTCGTCGAACTCCGATCGCTCCTGGTGGACCTGATGATGGTGGCCGGGCTGTCGCGGATGTCGGCGATCGCCCAACTGCACCTCACCAAGTAG
- a CDS encoding DUF3151 domain-containing protein, with translation MTSFGDLLGPPPTLLPGDDEAESDLLNGKNPAAVAAAYPSASIAWAYLAEAALDGALDGDEPDLERVVAAYAYARTGYHRGLDQLRRHGWKGFGPVPWSHEENRGFLRCVGALARAAQAVGEENEYLRCLDLLNDSDPRAITELGLD, from the coding sequence GTGACGTCATTTGGAGATCTGCTCGGACCCCCGCCCACCCTGCTTCCCGGCGACGACGAGGCCGAGTCGGACCTGCTGAACGGGAAGAATCCCGCAGCGGTCGCGGCCGCCTACCCGTCCGCGTCCATCGCCTGGGCCTACCTCGCCGAGGCCGCGCTCGACGGCGCCCTGGACGGTGACGAACCCGACCTCGAGCGTGTGGTCGCGGCGTACGCGTACGCCCGCACCGGCTATCACCGGGGCCTTGACCAGCTGCGACGCCACGGATGGAAGGGCTTCGGCCCGGTGCCGTGGAGCCACGAGGAGAACCGCGGATTCCTGCGGTGCGTGGGTGCGCTGGCTCGGGCGGCTCAGGCCGTCGGGGAAGAGAACGAGTACCTGCGCTGCCTGGATCTGCTGAACGACAGCGATCCGCGCGCGATCACCGAACTGGGACTCGACTGA
- a CDS encoding DUF4878 domain-containing protein, with amino-acid sequence MSDSDKDTSAAINKVVGAFRAQREQGKAAAPEADSEPKREPTPVTRLDEPAPKPQGGGGSEAPTKAFKVPAEAIAAATAATGDDRTGKELREETVVGDEMSADASDVAAIVDAPVTEKADLVEHSVELSDETADTDDAAETPEAQPTDDAPTEAIPADQVAAAAEIGESEAPTTKMKVPAAAVAAAAATTAAAATAGKASAAKAPVESIPKPEPKVVAPAAKEAGKRKSGKLVAILLAVLVVIAVVAVGLWYLLVGQSDENKVADAAKDYQNAMADGDLDDLRDLTCGAKYDYYSTVSPEDFQKAVDAQKARNELMTFDDVQAVQIDGDVARVGVDMYPSSDPSKKVPAQITLHKIDGAWKVCTRP; translated from the coding sequence ATGTCTGATTCGGACAAAGACACTTCGGCTGCCATCAACAAGGTGGTCGGCGCTTTCCGTGCTCAGCGCGAGCAGGGCAAGGCCGCCGCGCCGGAGGCGGACTCCGAGCCGAAGCGGGAGCCCACTCCCGTGACCCGGCTCGACGAGCCTGCACCGAAGCCGCAGGGCGGCGGCGGGTCCGAGGCTCCGACGAAGGCGTTCAAGGTGCCTGCCGAAGCCATCGCGGCCGCGACCGCGGCGACCGGCGATGATCGCACCGGCAAGGAGCTCCGCGAGGAGACTGTCGTCGGCGATGAGATGTCCGCCGACGCGTCGGACGTCGCAGCCATCGTCGACGCCCCGGTCACGGAGAAGGCCGACCTGGTGGAGCACTCCGTCGAACTGTCCGACGAGACCGCCGACACCGACGACGCCGCCGAGACTCCCGAGGCGCAGCCGACCGATGACGCCCCGACCGAGGCCATTCCCGCCGATCAGGTGGCTGCAGCCGCCGAGATCGGCGAGTCCGAGGCCCCGACCACGAAGATGAAGGTCCCCGCGGCCGCCGTCGCCGCAGCTGCCGCGACCACCGCCGCAGCGGCCACCGCGGGCAAGGCCTCCGCCGCCAAGGCGCCGGTCGAGTCGATCCCGAAGCCCGAGCCGAAGGTCGTCGCACCGGCCGCGAAGGAGGCGGGCAAGCGCAAGTCCGGCAAGCTCGTCGCGATCCTGCTGGCCGTCCTCGTCGTGATCGCCGTCGTCGCCGTGGGCCTCTGGTACCTGCTGGTGGGACAGTCGGACGAGAACAAGGTCGCCGACGCCGCCAAGGACTATCAGAACGCGATGGCCGACGGCGACCTCGACGACCTCCGCGATCTCACCTGCGGCGCGAAGTACGACTACTACTCCACCGTCTCGCCGGAGGACTTCCAGAAGGCCGTCGACGCGCAGAAGGCGCGCAACGAACTGATGACCTTCGACGACGTTCAGGCCGTCCAGATCGACGGCGACGTCGCCCGAGTCGGCGTCGACATGTACC